A segment of the Streptomyces sp. NBC_01235 genome:
GCGGGCCGCCCAGCCCACCGCCTCGACGAGGTCACCGCGGTCGATCCGGAACTCCATGAAAAATCCCCCTGCTCGGGCTGGTGCCAGTGGCTGCGGACGGTACCGCCGGCCACTGACAATCCACGCTGAGCAGGGGGAATGTTCAGGATGTTCAGCGAGCGGCCACCAGCATGTCCCGCCGTGCCGCCACCCGCGCCGCCCGCGTCCCGAACACCGTGATCGTCACGACGCCGAGCACCGCCAGGACACCCACGCCGACCGTGCCGGCCCAGCCGCCCGAGTGGAAGGCCATCGCGCCGACCGTGGAGCCGGTGCTGGAGCCGACGTAGTACGCGGACTGGTAGAGGGCGGAGGCCTGGGCGCGGCCCGTCGTCGCCGTCTTGCTGACCGCCGAGGACGCCACCGCGTGCCCCGCGAAGAAGCCCGCCGTGATCAGGACCAGGCCCAGGAGCACCAGGGCCAGCGAGTCCGCCAGCGACAGCAGCAGGCCCGCGGCCGTCGTGCCGCCCGCCAGGTACAGCGCGCCGCGCCGCCCCAGCCGGCCGACCAGCCGGCCCGCCGTGGACGCCGACACCGTGCCCACCAGGTACACCAGGAAGATCGAGCCGACGATGCCCTGGGGGAGGGAGAACGGTGCCTCCGTCAGGCGGTAGCCGATGACCGTGTACACGCCGCCGAAGACGGTCATGAACAGCGCGCCGATCGCGTACAGCCGGCGCAGCAGCGGGTTCGCGAGGTGATCGCGGACCGTGCGGGCCAGGACGCGGGGCGCGAGCGAACCCGTCCTGAAGTGCTTCGGCGCCGGCAGCAGCAGCCGGAAGGCGATCGCGCAGGCCACCGCCAGCGCGCCGATCACGCCGACCGCGACCCGCCAGCCCCACTCCTGCGCGACCCAGCCGGTGATGACCCGGCCGCTCATCCCGCCGACGCTGTTGCCCGCCACGAACAGGCCGATCGCCGTGACCAGCGCCTTCGGCCGGACCTCCTCCGCGAGATACGCCGTCGCCGACGCCGGGAGCCCGGCCAGCGCCGCGCCCTGCACGGCCCGCAGTGCGACCAGCGTGCCCAGGGAGGGGGCGAAGGGGACCAGTAGACCCACGCCCACCGCGACCGCCAGCGAGGCCGTCATCACCGTACGACGGCCGTAGCGCTCGGAGAGGGCGCTCATCGGCAGGACGAACAGGGCCAGTCCGCCGGTCGCCGCCGCCACCGTCCAGCTCGCCTGGCTCGCCGCCACCCCGAAGTCACCGGAGATCAGCGGCAGGAGCGCCTGCGTGGAGTACAGCAGGGCGAAGGTCGCCACCCCGGCGAGGAAGAGCGCGAAGCTCATCCGGCGGTAGCCGGGACCACCGGGGGTCATACGGGAATCGGAAGAGGAGGAGGCGGAGGAGGCGACAGGAACAGAGGACGCGGCGCCCACCATCGTGGACGCCCCGGTACTGGCGGGAGACATGCTTCGAAACTACGTACGGCCCCGCTCATCCGTCCAATGCATGGAATCGTCATAATCGTTCCCATGGTGCATCAACAGAGGTCAGAGGCCCGCCTGTCACCGTCCAGTGACACAGAAGACATGGTGACGTCGTTGGCGCCGAGGCTCGCCTACTTCGCGGGGGTCGCCCGCACCGAACACGTGACCCGGGCCGCCCAGGAGATGAACGTCCCCCAGTCGACCCTCTCCCGGGCCATGGTCCGCCTCGAACAGGACCTGGGCGTCGACCTGTTCGCCCGCCGCGGCCGCACGGTCTCGCTCACCCCCGCCGGGCGTACCTTCCTCACCTCGGTCGAACGCGCCCTCGCCGAGATCGAACGGGCCGCCGACGAGGTCCGCGCCGACGCCGACGCGGCCACCGGCAAGGTCGCGTTCGGTTTCCTGCACACCATGGGCGCCGAGACCGTCCCCGGCCTGATCCACGCGTTCCGCGCCGACCATCCGCGCGTCCGCTTCAGCCTCGTCCAGAACTACGGCGAGGCGATGATCGAGCGGCTGCGGGCGGGTGAGCTGGACCTCTGTCTGACGTCCCCGGTCCCGGACGCCCCCGACCTCGTCGCCCGCCGCCTCGACGAGCAGAAACTGCGTCTGGTCGTCCCCGCCGACCACCGCCTCGCCGCCCGCAGACGGGTCCGCCTCG
Coding sequences within it:
- a CDS encoding MFS transporter, with the protein product MSPASTGASTMVGAASSVPVASSASSSSDSRMTPGGPGYRRMSFALFLAGVATFALLYSTQALLPLISGDFGVAASQASWTVAAATGGLALFVLPMSALSERYGRRTVMTASLAVAVGVGLLVPFAPSLGTLVALRAVQGAALAGLPASATAYLAEEVRPKALVTAIGLFVAGNSVGGMSGRVITGWVAQEWGWRVAVGVIGALAVACAIAFRLLLPAPKHFRTGSLAPRVLARTVRDHLANPLLRRLYAIGALFMTVFGGVYTVIGYRLTEAPFSLPQGIVGSIFLVYLVGTVSASTAGRLVGRLGRRGALYLAGGTTAAGLLLSLADSLALVLLGLVLITAGFFAGHAVASSAVSKTATTGRAQASALYQSAYYVGSSTGSTVGAMAFHSGGWAGTVGVGVLAVLGVVTITVFGTRAARVAARRDMLVAAR
- a CDS encoding LysR family transcriptional regulator, with product MVHQQRSEARLSPSSDTEDMVTSLAPRLAYFAGVARTEHVTRAAQEMNVPQSTLSRAMVRLEQDLGVDLFARRGRTVSLTPAGRTFLTSVERALAEIERAADEVRADADAATGKVAFGFLHTMGAETVPGLIHAFRADHPRVRFSLVQNYGEAMIERLRAGELDLCLTSPVPDAPDLVARRLDEQKLRLVVPADHRLAARRRVRLAEAAEETFVTLEPGYGLRRITDDLCKEAGFRPRIAFEGEEAETLRGLVAAGLGVALLPPPAVARPGVVELTVTAPRAAREIGVAWLDGHPDTPPVAAFKKFLLSRRGNLLPT